The sequence CGGCGTGCTCAGAATGTAGGTTTGATAACTTTAAATCTGCAGGACGAAAGTCATAAAAACGAAATGGAATGAAAGCAGACGTTATAGAAACAAACCTTAAACAAGAACCTATATCAATATGCTCCTTAGGACTGGTCAGAGCAAGAATTCTTGCTGCCCAGGCAGTATGGTATAAGTAATGTTCATCAAATGAGGTGTTGGAAGTAGAGTCGTTAAGACAAGGGTATCTATCTTTAAATTTAACACTAAATCTTGTATCATTATTTTTTCTAAAAATGCAAAAATCTCTATAATAATTAATTTTTTTCTTTATGATAGTTATCTTTTTTAATATCTTTTTTACTTTTTCCATTTTTTATAATCAACGAATATTGTATTTATGTAGGTATTAGAAAAAAAGCAGTAATTTTTTTAACCTATGTTAAATTACTTTTAACTATTATACATTTTTATCAGCACGAGTAAACTTTTTAATAACCTTGACAGAGTCCCCAATTCTTGTCTCTATCCCTTTAAAACCATAATATTGCTCAGGTTTTAGCACTATTTCCATTTTTGCTCTACTCATATTATTATCAATGTTAATAAACTTATCCAATACAGTTGGGAACAAATTGTACTCATTCAAAACCTTCATTTTACTTTTAATTATGCTTGCCCTATATTTTTCGTAAAATTCATTCGCCATAATAGTTTCTATTATTTTAACAGCCACAGACGGTTTTTTTATATCTATACAGACCAAAGAATCTTTTGAAAAGTAGGAATATACATTGCTTGCCCCAGAATATATTGGATACGCCTCCCCAAGAAAAGCATCTGACAGTTTCTCAGAAAAGTAATCGTCATAACAAGAATTTTC comes from bacterium and encodes:
- a CDS encoding DUF268 domain-containing protein, with the protein product MEKVKKILKKITIIKKKINYYRDFCIFRKNNDTRFSVKFKDRYPCLNDSTSNTSFDEHYLYHTAWAARILALTSPKEHIDIGSCLRFVSITSAFIPFRFYDFRPADLKLSNLHSEHADISSLPFPDNSIESISCLHVLEHIGLGRYGDTIDSSGDIKGAKEIERVMAKKGQLLFVVPISGRPRIEFNAIVSIPWRWSNNFFLA
- a CDS encoding glycosyltransferase family 10, which translates into the protein FFLKEYFKDKIDLFGRGINEIEDKWDAIAPYKYHVVLENSCYDDYFSEKLSDAFLGEAYPIYSGASNVYSYFSKDSLVCIDIKKPSVAVKIIETIMANEFYEKYRASIIKSKMKVLNEYNLFPTVLDKFINIDNNMSRAKMEIVLKPEQYYGFKGIETRIGDSVKVIKKFTRADKNV